The genome window TTATCCTAGCAGGATATGGAGGAGGTTGCTGATTAGAACCTGTACAATTAGCAACCTCCTCTATATCCGATGTATTTGACATAGCCCATGGCATACATGCAGCAGCCACCCATGGCTTACATGCAGCAGCCACCCATGTCATAGGTGCAGCAGCCGCCATATCAAATGCTTGTATATCGACCCGGGATGCCTTCTCCTTATGGGATTTGCCCAGATGTTCCAGTTGGAGGTTTTTCTGGAATGCTTGCAGGTGCTCCATTAGATGTTGCAGTAtaaaatgtttgattttttttaaatgatattatctacactaaagaagTGGGGAGGGGTTAACTCTTAAACTTGATCagtcataataatgtgattcaaattcacctttagcgagaattgaacctaaactCTCTCTTAAAAGTAcagaggaatactactagactgtaGTATTAAGTAGCATTATTTGACCCTTATAATATTTAGATGTATAGAAGTGATTATTCTTCGACAGATAAACACTTTAGAGATTAGAGTTGTCATTGCATATTTGTATTATATTGTTCTGTCTTCCTACGTAATAAGTCATGTGAGTACAGAAATTAATACTACAGCAGCGCATCAAGCTATACATGTAGCgttaccttttcctttttgGCTATCTGATTAGTAGGAGGACAAACATGGGGCAAAAAGTTCAAGcacaaaaaagaaaggaaattgcAGGCGTTTTGTGACTAATAAGTCATTTGCAAAAATCATTATTCTTGGAccctatattttattttgttataataATCTAAATATAATGTTGGGGAGGGCAAGTgtcattcttaatttttttcaacGGTAAAAGATACAAATTTGTTAAATAATTGAGCGTATATTTGGAAAACAGTTCTTCACTATCCTAGATATAGGATGATGTTAttcacacttatttttacttttcatataccacttttaattttcaaccgcatgattgaatgaattgaagaaaatctatgaactaaatttagcaaatgtgtgtgagaggtaaaaaaatGGTGTATGAATAGCACTACATAATATATATGGTAATTTGCCACaaaaacttcaaacttcaaagTTGTATAACCTTGAAAACACTTTCCTTGTTTAATCAGATTTATATCCTAATTAAGACTTAATTTCTTACACAATTCAAGGAATCCATATTTCTCATATAATCCCCCTCTTTTACATACGTTGTCTTCCCCACGACCAACTATACAACTTCATTATTTTTAGCCCAACTCATTATTCTTAAGGAAAAATAAAACCCAACTCATGATTTAATTTCCTTGTTTTATACCCTTTTTTATGTACACTAAACTATCAGAGAAATTTTTTGATATATTCAGAACACTAAAATTCACTTTCTATATACTTAGGAATTAAGATTTATCCCTAATTAATGATGATGGTCCTTGTTAATCTTACTTGTAATTCCCTTTTTAGGTTAATTTAATGCTCTATAACCTTTCATgtgaacaaataaaaaataaaaagctagTGTGACGACGAGATCAATTTAAGAATCTTTTAAAGAGAGGGAGggtcaagagagagagagcagccCCAATAGTTCTTTGAAGCTTGCAAATTAGATTTAaatgcttcctcctcctctctttctccctctctaaGGTTACCACATTTTTCGTTCGTTTCATTTCAAaaaccaatcaatcaaaacacTTATCATTTTCCAAAACCCTCTCCCAAAAAAATGAAGACTACGCAGCAGCAACACCACCCACCGCCTTCATTTCCAAAGCACTTCCTCAATGCCCAAATCCACCTCCATAAAATGATCTCAAATTTTCTAATCTTTGCTTTCGGTTTAGCCCTAGGCGCTTCCCTCAACATCTACCTCAAAGATTTTCCCTTCCAACTTTATTCAACACAAAACAAATACTCTCATTTGTCAACAAATAAtccatcatcttcttctccacCACCACAATCTCTCAACATCccaacaaatcaaacaaaagccaaaacctcCGCTGCCGGCCCGGCACCACCAATAGGGTTGAAAGAATACACAAAGTCGCCGAATATCTTGCATGAAATGGACGACGATGAGCTGCTGTGGAGAGCTTCGTTGGTGCCGCGGCGGCGGGGTTTGCCGTTTAAACGGACTCCGAAAGTTGCATTCATGTTTTTGACGAGAGGGCGGCTGGCATTGGCTCCTCTGTGGGAAATGTTCTTCAAAGGACATGAAGGGATGTACTCCGTTTATGTTCATGCCAATCCGGATTTCAATGACACCATGCCTGAAAACTCGGTATTTTATGGCAGGAGGGTCCCGAGTAAGGTCAGTTTATCATACTACAATCCTaatttttcttgattaatttTGATCAAGTTACAAGTGTTTTTATCTAATTTACAGAAAAAAGTGGAAAGATATGTGATTAAGTTGTAGTAGTTCTAAGCAATGCTGACTTTGCGTGAATACATATATAGCAAATTGAATTATGCCACACCAATATTTAGAACTTTACTTTtgattcattaaaaaataaaatttaaatgatgTAAACTTTCAAAGCCAACGTTTCTGGATGTTCTGGTTAACTGACGGTAGGGAGTGAATGCGTTATGCTAGCTTCACTAATTTGTGTGTACTcaatatgttatttttttagttaCAATGATATTCTACCTTGAAGCGGAATTGTTTGAGTTAAGTCGTACAATGAATTATTTATAATTAGGTCTATATTGATCTTGAAACCTCTTATTTATAAGCTACAGGTGAAGAATAAAAAGTCATTAGACAGGAGTACTACACAATATTGCTTTAATTCAAATATTCGAATTTTCTCCGCAATCAAACCTGTACAAGAAAGTAgttgtttttttccttctttttcctaTTTCAGTGAAGTTTTGCAAAACTAttttaattttctaaatttttatatttatatttaacaCTAaagactaattaattaattcttttcaATATTAATTAGTTAGCCATTTTTAGACACCACCTTTGGGAGAACTTGTAAActcgaattgattttgcttgaGATTTTGAGGCCATTATCTGTATATGGAAAAGCCATCAGCCTTGCCTCATAACACGCCTCATAAAGTGGAGAACTTCATGCCCATGTTTCCTTTTCTATCTTGTTGGTCTGTAGTGTTGTTGCATTACTTAAATATTCATTCTGCATAACAAGTCTTTGGAAGACCAAATCATCATTTGTTTATGAGCCTATGTATATGTGTGATTCTGCAATCTGGCAGGTTTTTCCATAAAAAAGCAAGCTTCTCTTAATTACTCAAGCTTTTCTTCAGAAGttatttatattgtttttaaaAGGAACTGAATTATAATATTGATAGTTGACATTCTTTTCCATGCATTATGTTTATGGAATGATATGTATAATACCTAAGTTCCATAATATATAAATTTCAAAACTTAATTcactttataatatatattatggaGTGCAGATCTTTTCATTCTTATAATAATTGGCATTACTGTTACATATGTTGAGAAAAAATTGGACATAAGAACATGGGTAAACAAATGAGTTTTGAAGTCGTGGAGGCATGAACAAATAACAAATGAGTTTTGGGAAATTATTTGgtgggtgatttttttttttgttcaaaataatCCTTACACATGAGTACTTTATAGGTACCAAAATGTCAAACACCACATATTTTTCCAAAGTCTGTTAATTTACATTTTaatttcccttattgttttcttctaatttttacatttcagaaaaatattaataaatttggCATATGGATTGAGTGGTGGACTCAATTTTGTTGCATATGCATTGCTTGGATTCTACTCTTTTTGTAACTCCCTAGAAGATCTTTCCAAATTCCTTTCGTATTGTTTGTCTCTTTCTCATGCATGCTTATCGTATCAAAGTGAAGAAAGTAAGCAAAAGTGGCCATTAGTTTCTTTCTTTATGTAGTTAGCAAGTAACAAAAAGTAAGTATATAGCAAAGTGGAACATATCAAATTCCAGAAAGAGCCTACTTAGCTAGGGTAGCCAATCCCTCTTAACAAACGTAACATATTAGCATAACATGTCATATTTTTTTCCCAATATTGAATGTCGAACATATTAGGTTATGACCATGCTTTTAATTTGTATTAGTGACTTTCTAGTGTTGAACGTCAAACATGTTAAGTATTAGACTGTTAGTTTCTCAATTATGTATATGAGAATTTAATAATGCAGCACAATAAATTGTAACAAAGAACATTTTGTTTAGTGTAATAATGATCGACTACTAAGTCCAATTGTTAATGTGTGCAGAATGTGACATGGGGTGAACCTAACATGGTGCAAGCAGAGCGTCGCCTATTAGCCAATGCTTTGCTTGACTTCTCCAACCAACGTTTCGTGCTCCTCTCAGAGTCATGCATACCACTCTTTAACTTCAACGTAGTCTACAGTTATCTCATGGACTCAAACCAAACATTCGTGGAGGCCTACGATCTTCCTGGTCCGGTCGGCCGCGAACGGTATAGGGACAAAATGAGACCTCAAATCACTCTCGACAAGTGGAGGAAGGGCTCACAGTGGTTCGAAGTGGACCGTGAGATCGCGACCGAGGTGGTTTCCGATGAAAAGTACTTCCCTGTGTTCACTAAGTATTGCACCCCCTCATGCTACTCCGATGAGCACTACTTGCCCACATATGTAAGCATCAAGTTTTGGAAGAAGAATTCTAACAGGACGTTGACTTGGGTTGACTGGTCCAAGGGTGGCCCCCATCCATCTAAGTTTATGAGAACAGATGTGACGATTGATTTCTTGAAGAAGCTGAGACATGGAAGCAAGTGCGAGTACAATGGGAAGCGAACCAATATTTGCTATTTGTTTGCAAGGAAGTTCTTGCCGAACTCTTTGGATAGGCTGCTGAGGTTTGCTCCAAAGATCATGAAATTCAATTGATTTTTAAGGTTtagaggtttttttattttttcttttctcatcatTCATTTATCTGTAAATTAAAAAGGTTTATGGTTGTTTTTGTCATTAGTTTTGGAGTTCTTTTTTGTTGGGATAATTGGAGGTGTATAAGTTAATTTTTCAAGATAATTGTGATAGTGTGATATTTGTGACatccatttttttgttttctatacCGTAAACTACTTAATAGCACGATTTAAACATATATCGCACAACTCTTCCAAATAAAGAGGAACTTACTTATACTCTTCAGGATATGACGTTTTAAGGCAACGATAAAATGATATGTGTTAAAATCAATCTTGtaaaattgagtaattgaaagCTTAGATGAGAGTAAAAAGTTGATAAGCCCTTAATAACAGTTTCTAATAGAGTACGGTAGGAACAACGTTGGACATATTTACCAAGCCCTCCTCGCTAGTGGCTCGACGCGGATTTGTTCAAAACTTGACAGACCCTGACAGGCCCAGTCTGCATGTGAAATACGGGTTGGGTTGCTTAAGCTGgcaaattacaaaaaataagtAGAAGAAACCCAAATCATGCAGGGAAGATTCTACATAATTATGAAAGGCTACTGAATAATGTAAATATTCAATcgtaaagaaaaaagagaaagtaTTGTATATTCAGTCAAACGcagtaccttttttttttttttttattagagtCAAACGCAGTACTTATGGTGAGGAATTAGCTTGGTTCTTTCAGCAAACTTTCCTCCGACATTTCGTGTTGAGATATTATTGGCTTGTTATATGTAAGAATTCATGTTCCACAACAAACAAATCAGAGTTTAAAGCTTGTGTGAGATCATGTAAGTCTACTATGTAAACAACACATATTGAGTGGCGTGAGAGCATATGGATTATGAAGAAGGTTGAGGTTCTATTATAAAACCAATTAGGTTTTTTCTTTCACCAATATGAGACTTTTTTACCCTTACATCCTCACACACACCCTCAagtgtgacgaattttcaagccaaacatGTGGATGACACGAATTGGGTAATATAGAGCATgtgtggccgtttggcttcaTACGTGGGCTAACTTGTTTTAATGCCTTGAAGAAAACTGAAGTTCCACGagaaaactaattggcaatatgaggagttGTCCAACCTCTTATCAGATATTGCAAGGTTTTTCCTTTCACCAATGTGAGATTCGTTTACCTTCACATCCTCACAGACTGTTGGGCTCAACACATGTGATCGCATAGTATGATAGCATAAGAAAAGTTAGAGTTCcactataaaattaattgacaatataaaaattaacttatttaattattttgttcaacaaacttaatttattataggtgttgatgcacaaaaccggaggggtcttagaacaacgtaaatcagaccgtgaatctgcaagaaagtaaagaacacaagatgtatcatagttcaccccaatgtttgggctacgtccacactgatgttgatattgtttcattctgaatggtgaatatacaagaaggctagaggcagtgtgctctctagcctattttttgTGTGCTCTCTTCCCATTGCCTAAAacttggcctcccctaatgaggaaAGTGAGGCTTGAGGATTGTAAGGGTGAagagtctcttttataaaataagggctcctcacttattacatatttgccccttcatttattacataattacatttgagttctccgagtatttatacgaggtctaaatatgaatgccctaagtatggtacaaatagtagtcccccaagtcttcagttaagaaagtcttttggctggagacttgaaattcagtccatgcgtgggccaaagtaactagatgtcgtctagaattgaatactcgatatgaggcggtgctcaatgtgaaatgatgctcaactagaagtagcacatgttacgaggctgctcggcttgtggtttatattgccttggttggctcggcttgtggtgttgaaggtgaaggggtcccttttatagaataagggcttgctcctcaatacataaatgataggctagagttgatgctcgcggcgaggcggttgctcagtaggcggcgatactctctaatgatggtgaaggagtcccttttatagaataagggatcgctcctcaatacataaatgatgggctagagttgaggCTTGTggtgagacggttgctcagcaggcggcgatgctctctaatgatggtgagggagtcccttttatagaataagggctcgctcctcaatacataagtgatgggttagagtgatgctcgcggtgaggcggttgctcagcaggcagcgatgctttctaatgatggtgatggagtcctttttatagaataagggatcgctccttaatacataagtgatgggttagagtgATGCTCTCgacgaggtggttgctcagcaggcggcgatgctctctaatgatggtgagggagtcccttttatagaataagggatcacttttcaatacataaatgatgggctaaaaGTCTCTCTATAATGAAGGTGAGAtaatcccttttataaaataagggttcgctcttcaatatatgaataatgggtgctctatATATGGTACActataaataatgggctaagtctcccaagtatttttcatgaggcccagttgcggaagcccaatatatggtacatagtgtagtcccccaagtcttcaatcaatagaatctgttggctggagacttcaaattgaatccatgtatgggccgaagtggcggttgttcggatgcggtatttgtataccctgcactgcagctttgtaggtgaagctttgaaagtgaagctttgaagcttgagcttttgtaaatgaagcttttgaagtcgaagctttgtaaatgaagctttgtaaatgaagctttcgaagctggagctctgtaaatgaagctttcgaagctgattgacatgagtgatgctcatgaatgtttatattgattgacatgagtgatgctcatggatgtttatgtatgattgacatgagtgatgattgacatgagtgatgcttatgaatgtttatgtatgattgacatgagtgatgctcatgtataattttggagtactagacgtacttttgatcacctggttggtgatacttttgatcacctagttggtgataatagcggcaggctgccgaataattttgatcacctgattggtgataatagcgggaagctgctgaataattttttgtagtactggacgtacttttgatcacctggttggtgataatagcggctggctgccgaataattttttgtagtactgaacgtacttttgatcacctggttggtgataatagagggcctggcttttttgggcatatgggcattcgcccaccacataacattccagcccattattttgggcttgccgtatttttaaattttttttatttttttttaattttttttatgattacccTTTGATgtggttatacagatgtctccgaaagataagaaaaataaatcacatcattcaaaaataaatccgaccctctgctcaatgggtcacgcccataattcccttttctgcatgctATCACCATCGCAATTAtatctgcttctttttatcttcttttgctttctgcttttactttctt of Malus sylvestris chromosome 6, drMalSylv7.2, whole genome shotgun sequence contains these proteins:
- the LOC126626813 gene encoding glycosyltransferase BC10-like yields the protein MKTTQQQHHPPPSFPKHFLNAQIHLHKMISNFLIFAFGLALGASLNIYLKDFPFQLYSTQNKYSHLSTNNPSSSSPPPQSLNIPTNQTKAKTSAAGPAPPIGLKEYTKSPNILHEMDDDELLWRASLVPRRRGLPFKRTPKVAFMFLTRGRLALAPLWEMFFKGHEGMYSVYVHANPDFNDTMPENSVFYGRRVPSKNVTWGEPNMVQAERRLLANALLDFSNQRFVLLSESCIPLFNFNVVYSYLMDSNQTFVEAYDLPGPVGRERYRDKMRPQITLDKWRKGSQWFEVDREIATEVVSDEKYFPVFTKYCTPSCYSDEHYLPTYVSIKFWKKNSNRTLTWVDWSKGGPHPSKFMRTDVTIDFLKKLRHGSKCEYNGKRTNICYLFARKFLPNSLDRLLRFAPKIMKFN